The following proteins come from a genomic window of Candidatus Neomarinimicrobiota bacterium:
- a CDS encoding 2-oxoacid:ferredoxin oxidoreductase subunit beta, giving the protein MSKTKTKATLTRKDFVSDQDVRWCPGCGDYSILAQTQKVFPDLGIPKEKFVFISGIGCSSRFPYYMNSYGFHTIHGRAPAIASGVKLANRDLSVWVITGDGDALSIGGNHFIHLLRRNLDINIVLFNNEIYGLTKGQYSPTSELGKVTKSTPFGSLDRPFNPPALALGASASFVARSVDVFGKHLQQMIRRSYEHEGTSFLEVYQNCLIFNDESFKSLTDKETRGDHALFLEHEEPMVFGNEGDRGIRLDGFTPQVVTLGKDFSKDDLVVHDESDKNLAVILARFTHDDRFPQPIGVFYESREPTYEDLLENQINKARETLGEGDLEQLIRGSDTWEVE; this is encoded by the coding sequence ATGAGCAAAACAAAGACGAAGGCGACCCTTACCAGAAAGGATTTTGTCTCGGACCAGGACGTGAGGTGGTGCCCCGGTTGCGGGGATTATTCAATTCTGGCCCAGACTCAAAAGGTGTTTCCTGATCTGGGTATTCCAAAAGAGAAGTTTGTTTTCATCTCAGGCATCGGTTGCTCCAGCCGGTTTCCATACTACATGAATTCCTACGGATTTCATACAATTCACGGTCGGGCCCCCGCAATTGCTTCGGGTGTGAAGCTGGCAAACCGAGATCTTTCCGTGTGGGTGATTACCGGGGATGGAGACGCTCTTTCCATCGGGGGAAATCATTTCATTCATCTCCTCCGGAGAAACCTGGATATCAACATAGTTCTTTTCAACAATGAGATCTACGGATTGACGAAAGGCCAGTACTCTCCAACGTCCGAACTCGGAAAGGTCACCAAATCGACACCATTTGGCTCGCTGGACCGTCCGTTCAATCCCCCCGCCCTCGCTCTGGGAGCTTCCGCTTCATTCGTGGCCCGCTCAGTCGATGTTTTTGGTAAACACCTTCAGCAGATGATTCGACGCTCTTATGAACATGAGGGGACCTCATTCCTCGAGGTGTATCAGAATTGCCTCATTTTCAATGACGAGTCCTTCAAGTCGCTGACGGACAAGGAAACAAGGGGCGACCATGCACTTTTCCTGGAACATGAGGAACCCATGGTCTTCGGAAATGAGGGTGACAGGGGGATTCGCCTCGATGGATTCACGCCTCAGGTCGTGACGCTTGGGAAAGACTTCTCCAAAGACGATCTTGTGGTTCATGATGAATCCGACAAAAATCTTGCGGTCATTCTGGCCAGGTTTACCCATGATGACCGGTTTCCCCAACCTATCGGAGTTTTCTACGAGTCCCGGGAACCCACATATGAAGATCTTTTGGAGAATCAGATCAATAAAGCGAGGGAAACGCTGGGCGAAGGAGACTTGGAGCAACTCATTCGAGGGTCGGATACATGGGAGGTGGAGTAG
- a CDS encoding 2-oxoacid:acceptor oxidoreductase subunit alpha: MPKKLTKDVESVVIRFAGDSGDGMQLMGNRFASTTALIGNDLATFPEFPAEIRAPAGSLAGVSAFQVQFSSRDIYTPGDVLDVLVVMNPAALKVHLGDLPAGGAVIANSSAFTEKNIKMAGWDDNPLTDGSLSQYKLYEIDIIRLVSNALEDMQLNPKTVERTKNFFGLGLMYWMYGRPIEPTVDWLKGKFKSRPELVEANIRSLKTGYHFGDISEIFATKYRVARAPLEKGTYRNITGNYALGLGLLAASKASGLPLFFGGYPITPASDILHQLSQYRNFGVKTFQAEDEIASIGAALGASFAGNLAVTASSGPGIALKAETIGLAVMTELPLVILNIQRAGPSTGMPTKTEQADLFQVLYGRNSESPVPVMAPISPADCFEVAYEACRIACKYMTPIFVLSDAFLANGSEPWRTPDLALLPPIEVEFATSEEGEFYPYERDEATLARKWAVPGTPKLEHRIGGLEKENLTGNVSYDPENHHLMVQLRAEKVAGITAEIPPTEIFGDPTGDLLVLGWGSTYGAIHTAVDGSKEKGKSVAHAHIRWINPLPPDLGEILLKYQKVLVPEVNAGQLLKLIRSEYLIDAVGLNLVRGRPFRASHIVEKIDSVL; the protein is encoded by the coding sequence ATGCCGAAGAAACTAACTAAGGATGTAGAAAGTGTTGTCATCCGTTTCGCCGGTGATTCCGGTGACGGCATGCAATTGATGGGTAATCGGTTTGCCAGCACGACGGCGCTCATCGGGAATGACCTCGCCACATTTCCGGAGTTTCCCGCAGAAATCCGGGCCCCGGCCGGCAGCCTGGCAGGCGTGAGCGCTTTTCAGGTACAGTTCAGCAGCAGGGACATTTACACTCCCGGTGACGTTCTCGATGTGCTCGTGGTTATGAATCCCGCTGCTTTGAAGGTCCATCTCGGAGACCTCCCGGCAGGGGGAGCCGTCATCGCCAATTCATCGGCGTTCACAGAGAAAAACATCAAGATGGCAGGGTGGGATGACAATCCTCTCACAGATGGCTCGCTTTCGCAGTACAAGCTCTACGAAATCGATATCATTCGTCTCGTCTCCAATGCCCTGGAAGACATGCAGCTCAATCCCAAGACGGTGGAGCGAACCAAGAATTTCTTTGGGCTCGGGCTCATGTACTGGATGTACGGCCGCCCCATTGAACCTACGGTAGACTGGCTGAAAGGGAAATTCAAGTCCCGACCTGAATTGGTGGAAGCCAACATTCGTTCCTTGAAGACGGGCTATCATTTTGGCGATATTTCAGAGATTTTCGCAACCAAGTACCGCGTAGCCCGCGCTCCATTGGAGAAGGGGACCTACCGGAACATCACGGGAAACTACGCCCTGGGACTCGGTCTTCTGGCTGCCAGCAAAGCTTCCGGACTTCCTCTCTTCTTTGGTGGTTATCCCATCACACCGGCGAGTGACATTCTACACCAGCTATCACAATATCGGAACTTCGGTGTGAAAACGTTTCAGGCTGAAGATGAGATTGCCAGCATCGGGGCCGCTCTGGGTGCGTCATTCGCCGGGAATCTTGCGGTGACGGCGTCATCGGGACCGGGTATTGCTCTGAAGGCGGAAACCATTGGACTGGCCGTGATGACGGAGCTTCCGCTGGTCATTCTGAACATCCAGAGGGCCGGTCCCAGTACAGGGATGCCCACCAAAACGGAACAGGCAGATCTTTTTCAGGTGCTCTACGGTCGAAACAGTGAATCTCCCGTACCTGTCATGGCGCCCATAAGCCCCGCGGACTGCTTTGAAGTCGCCTACGAGGCGTGCCGGATAGCCTGCAAATACATGACGCCCATTTTTGTCCTTTCCGATGCCTTCCTTGCGAACGGATCGGAGCCCTGGCGGACTCCCGATCTCGCCCTTCTTCCCCCGATTGAAGTCGAGTTTGCCACGAGTGAAGAGGGTGAATTCTATCCTTACGAACGGGATGAAGCAACTCTGGCAAGAAAGTGGGCTGTGCCCGGGACACCGAAGCTGGAACACCGTATCGGCGGACTGGAGAAGGAGAACTTAACGGGAAATGTGAGTTACGATCCGGAGAATCATCACCTCATGGTGCAATTACGGGCCGAAAAGGTGGCTGGCATAACAGCGGAGATTCCGCCCACCGAAATCTTCGGTGATCCGACGGGCGATCTCCTTGTTCTGGGATGGGGGAGTACATATGGTGCCATTCATACCGCAGTGGACGGATCAAAAGAGAAGGGGAAGTCTGTGGCTCACGCTCATATCCGGTGGATAAATCCCCTTCCGCCAGACCTGGGCGAGATTCTGCTGAAATACCAGAAAGTCCTGGTTCCCGAGGTAAACGCTGGACAGTTACTTAAACTGATTCGATCGGAATACCTGATAGACGCGGTAGGATTGAATCTTGTCCGGGGGAGGCCTTTCCGGGCTTCACACATCGTGGAAAAGATAGACTCAGTTTTGTGA
- the fumC gene encoding class II fumarate hydratase, whose product MSFRIERDSMGEMKVPADKYWGAQTQRSLQNFRIGGERFPREFIRAYGLIKQVAAQVNWGLGVLDEEVAQIIIKAAQEVIEGKHDDQFPLVVWQTGSGTQTNMNFNEVLANRAIEMMGGELGRKTPVHPNDHVNKSQSTNDTFPTAINVAAGVQVNEHLLPAASALSDALSGKAKEFEGIVKLGRTHLQDATPLTLGQEFSGYASQVTHAISSIEAALSHIYELAMGGTAVGTGLNAPEGFAEKVAEEIAEKTGLPFKTAANKFESLGAHDSAVEMSAALKTLAVSLNKIANDIRWLGSGPRAGIGEIVLPSNEPGSSIMPGKINPTQAEAVTMVATQVMGNDTTLAVAGASGNFELNVYRPVIAFNLLQSIRLLGDVCNSFNENCVAGIQPNRERIDHNLRNSLMLVTALTPHIGYDKAAKVAKKAHEENATLKETIVKLGYMTAEEFDDRVKPDEMVAPSKRVG is encoded by the coding sequence ATGTCCTTCCGAATTGAACGGGATAGCATGGGCGAGATGAAAGTCCCCGCCGACAAATACTGGGGAGCCCAGACCCAGCGATCTCTTCAAAACTTCAGGATTGGAGGAGAACGGTTTCCCAGGGAATTCATTCGGGCGTACGGTTTAATAAAGCAGGTGGCGGCCCAGGTGAACTGGGGATTGGGTGTTCTGGATGAGGAGGTCGCTCAGATCATCATCAAAGCGGCCCAGGAAGTCATCGAGGGTAAACACGACGACCAATTTCCACTTGTGGTCTGGCAGACAGGAAGCGGCACACAGACCAACATGAACTTCAACGAGGTGTTGGCCAATCGGGCCATTGAAATGATGGGGGGTGAGCTGGGTAGAAAGACCCCGGTCCATCCCAATGATCATGTAAACAAGTCTCAATCCACGAACGACACTTTCCCAACGGCCATCAACGTGGCCGCCGGAGTCCAGGTGAACGAGCATCTTCTTCCTGCCGCAAGTGCCTTGAGTGATGCCCTCAGCGGTAAGGCGAAGGAATTTGAGGGTATTGTCAAGCTGGGGCGGACACACCTCCAGGATGCCACACCTCTGACACTGGGGCAGGAATTCTCCGGCTACGCTTCGCAGGTGACTCATGCCATCAGCTCCATTGAAGCGGCCCTGTCCCACATCTATGAGCTGGCTATGGGGGGAACGGCCGTTGGAACCGGACTGAACGCTCCGGAGGGATTTGCCGAAAAGGTCGCTGAAGAGATCGCTGAAAAGACGGGATTACCCTTCAAAACGGCGGCTAATAAATTCGAATCGCTGGGTGCTCATGACTCCGCCGTTGAAATGTCGGCAGCCTTGAAAACACTGGCCGTTTCTCTCAACAAAATCGCCAATGATATACGGTGGTTGGGAAGTGGACCCCGCGCGGGCATAGGCGAAATCGTTCTTCCCTCCAACGAACCGGGATCTTCCATTATGCCCGGAAAGATCAATCCCACCCAGGCAGAAGCCGTTACCATGGTGGCGACTCAGGTAATGGGAAACGACACCACCCTTGCGGTTGCGGGTGCGTCGGGAAATTTCGAATTGAATGTGTACCGTCCGGTAATCGCTTTCAATTTGCTCCAGTCCATACGACTCCTGGGAGATGTGTGCAATTCTTTTAACGAAAACTGCGTGGCGGGCATCCAGCCGAACAGAGAACGCATCGATCATAACCTTAGAAACTCACTTATGCTTGTCACTGCCCTAACACCACACATCGGATACGACAAGGCCGCGAAGGTGGCAAAAAAAGCCCACGAGGAGAACGCCACCCTCAAGGAGACGATCGTTAAACTCGGTTACATGACAGCTGAAGAGTTCGATGACCGGGTAAAACCCGACGAGATGGTCGCCCCTTCAAAGCGGGTGGGATGA
- a CDS encoding SUF system NifU family Fe-S cluster assembly protein, whose amino-acid sequence MISRDSSEDNLRDLYQELILDHNRSPRNFRVIEGANRRSEGYNPLCGDKITVYVLLEDDIIKEIGFQGSGCAISKASASIMTTSVKGKTKAEAKVLFGEFHKMATTGERKSGQAKKLAALAGVHKYPVRVKCATLAWHTLRNSLQGISETVTTE is encoded by the coding sequence TTGATCTCCCGGGATTCGTCGGAAGATAACCTTAGAGACCTTTACCAGGAACTCATCCTTGATCACAACCGCAGTCCTCGTAATTTCAGAGTGATCGAGGGCGCCAATCGACGCTCCGAAGGATACAATCCACTTTGCGGGGACAAAATAACGGTCTACGTTCTTCTTGAAGACGATATCATCAAAGAGATTGGTTTTCAAGGATCGGGATGTGCCATTTCCAAAGCATCGGCCTCCATCATGACCACTTCCGTGAAGGGAAAAACGAAGGCCGAGGCAAAAGTCCTGTTCGGGGAATTTCACAAGATGGCAACGACGGGTGAGAGAAAATCCGGGCAAGCGAAGAAGCTGGCTGCTTTGGCCGGCGTTCACAAGTACCCGGTCCGGGTCAAATGCGCGACTCTCGCCTGGCACACCCTGAGGAATTCCCTGCAGGGAATCAGCGAAACGGTGACAACTGAATAA
- a CDS encoding bifunctional 4-hydroxy-2-oxoglutarate aldolase/2-dehydro-3-deoxy-phosphogluconate aldolase codes for MDNFKEKTLEEFLHRRISAIIRSDDKEVAAQAMEAAIAGGFRIVEFTLTTPGALELISIFSARGDGTVVGAGTVMTPQDAENSVKSGARFLVSPVCDPRVIGRAQELDVVTIPGTFTATEMATAHGLGADLVKLFPAPANLSEYIRFLLGPMPYLKIFPTSGVNINNMMDVLQAGAAGVGFVRSLFLPEDLASRNFTAIEERATAIVHLVESS; via the coding sequence TTGGATAATTTCAAGGAAAAGACACTGGAGGAATTTCTCCATAGGCGAATCAGTGCCATCATACGTTCAGACGACAAAGAGGTGGCTGCCCAAGCTATGGAGGCGGCCATCGCTGGCGGCTTCCGTATTGTGGAATTTACCCTGACCACACCGGGGGCTTTAGAGCTTATTTCAATATTTTCTGCACGGGGCGACGGTACCGTTGTGGGGGCGGGAACCGTCATGACTCCCCAAGACGCGGAAAATTCCGTCAAGTCGGGAGCCAGATTTCTCGTTTCTCCAGTCTGTGATCCTCGGGTAATAGGCAGAGCTCAAGAATTGGATGTCGTTACAATTCCGGGTACCTTCACCGCTACGGAGATGGCAACGGCACACGGACTTGGCGCTGATCTCGTGAAACTTTTCCCCGCTCCGGCGAATCTGTCAGAGTACATCAGATTCCTGCTGGGTCCCATGCCCTATCTCAAGATTTTCCCCACGTCGGGAGTGAATATCAACAACATGATGGATGTACTGCAAGCCGGCGCGGCAGGTGTTGGGTTCGTCCGTTCCCTTTTCCTCCCGGAGGATCTCGCGTCCAGGAATTTCACGGCTATTGAGGAAAGAGCCACCGCCATTGTCCACCTCGTTGAATCATCGTGA
- the sufB gene encoding Fe-S cluster assembly protein SufB, with translation MNSELQTIEQRISQEYKYGFVTEIEQEKIPPGLNEEVIRLISAIKDEPEFVLRWRLKSYRHWSKLAAAEAEPKWANIHYPPIDYQAISYYAAPKKKGEGPKSLGEVDPELLETYERLGIPLDEQKRLAGVAVDAIFDSVSVATTFKEELEKHGVIFCSFSEAVKNHPDLVQEYLGTVVPYSDNFFAALNSAVFSDGSFVYVPKGVRCPMELSTYFRMNAAQTGQFERTLIIADEGSYVSYLEGCTAPMRDENQLHAAVVELVALDDAEIKYSTIQNWYPGDKEGKGGIYNFVTKRGKCLGRNSKISWTQVETGSAITWKYPSCILKGDDSVGEFYSVALTNNHQQADTGTKMTHIGENTRSTIISKGISAGYGQNTYRGMVKIMKGAHNARNYSQCDSMLIGDKCGAHTFPYIEVRNPQAQMEHEASTSTIGEDQLFYFNQRGISTDDAVSMIVNGFCKEVFRELPMEFAVEAQKLLEISMEGSVG, from the coding sequence ATGAACAGTGAACTCCAGACGATTGAGCAGCGTATTTCTCAGGAATACAAGTACGGTTTCGTAACGGAGATCGAGCAGGAGAAAATCCCACCGGGATTGAACGAAGAAGTCATCCGCCTCATTTCCGCCATAAAGGACGAGCCGGAGTTCGTGCTTAGATGGCGGCTCAAGTCGTACCGCCACTGGTCAAAACTGGCTGCGGCGGAAGCAGAGCCGAAATGGGCGAATATCCACTACCCTCCCATTGACTACCAGGCCATCAGTTATTATGCGGCCCCGAAGAAGAAAGGGGAAGGTCCCAAAAGCCTGGGAGAAGTGGACCCCGAACTGTTAGAAACCTACGAAAGGCTGGGCATCCCCCTCGATGAGCAGAAGAGGTTGGCCGGGGTGGCGGTGGACGCTATTTTTGACAGTGTCTCAGTTGCCACCACATTCAAAGAGGAGCTGGAAAAGCACGGCGTCATATTCTGTTCCTTTTCTGAGGCTGTCAAGAACCATCCGGATCTCGTTCAGGAGTATCTGGGAACGGTCGTTCCCTATTCGGACAATTTCTTCGCTGCCCTCAATTCTGCCGTGTTCAGTGACGGCAGCTTTGTGTACGTGCCCAAAGGAGTCCGCTGCCCCATGGAATTGTCCACTTACTTCCGCATGAATGCTGCCCAGACGGGTCAGTTCGAGCGGACACTGATTATCGCAGACGAAGGGAGCTATGTGAGCTATCTCGAAGGATGCACAGCTCCCATGAGAGACGAAAATCAGCTCCACGCCGCGGTGGTGGAACTCGTTGCCCTGGACGATGCGGAAATCAAGTATTCCACGATTCAGAACTGGTACCCCGGTGATAAGGAGGGGAAAGGGGGCATCTATAATTTCGTCACCAAACGGGGTAAATGCCTGGGGAGAAACTCCAAGATATCGTGGACTCAAGTGGAAACGGGCTCGGCCATCACGTGGAAATACCCCAGTTGCATTCTCAAAGGAGATGATTCCGTGGGGGAATTCTACTCCGTTGCCCTGACAAACAATCACCAGCAGGCGGACACGGGAACGAAAATGACCCATATCGGGGAAAACACCCGGAGTACGATTATTTCAAAAGGAATCTCTGCGGGGTACGGTCAGAACACTTATCGGGGTATGGTGAAGATTATGAAAGGAGCCCACAACGCCCGGAACTATTCTCAGTGCGATTCCATGCTGATCGGAGACAAATGTGGCGCCCACACTTTTCCCTATATCGAGGTGCGCAATCCCCAGGCCCAAATGGAACACGAAGCGAGCACCTCCACCATTGGAGAGGACCAGCTTTTCTACTTCAACCAGCGGGGAATTTCCACGGACGATGCCGTTTCCATGATTGTCAATGGCTTCTGTAAAGAGGTCTTCCGGGAACTACCCATGGAATTCGCGGTCGAGGCCCAAAAACTTCTGGAAATCAGCATGGAAGGAAGTGTAGGTTAG
- the sufC gene encoding Fe-S cluster assembly ATPase SufC produces MLTIKNLHVSTDGNEILKGIDLSVNRGELHAIMGRNGSGKSTLAQVIAGRDTYDVTQGTVTLNGKNVLDMTPEDRALEGVFMAFQYPVVVPGVNIAYFLRAALNALNRHRGLEEIDAMDFLSMVKEKLKTVEMDESYLSRSVNDGFSGGEKKRHEILQMLTLEPRLAILDETDSGLDIDAVKIVADGVNQYRREDRAIIVITHYQRILQYMEPDHVHVLMNGRIVKSGGKNLALQLEKKGYSWLEEELVAAG; encoded by the coding sequence ATGCTGACAATCAAAAATCTTCACGTAAGTACCGATGGGAACGAAATCCTGAAAGGGATCGATCTCTCGGTGAACCGTGGCGAACTCCATGCCATCATGGGTCGTAATGGATCGGGCAAGAGTACCCTGGCACAGGTCATTGCAGGTCGCGACACGTATGACGTGACCCAAGGGACCGTCACCCTTAATGGGAAAAACGTTTTAGACATGACTCCGGAAGACCGGGCTCTGGAAGGAGTCTTCATGGCATTTCAATACCCCGTGGTGGTTCCCGGCGTGAACATCGCCTATTTTCTCCGGGCAGCCCTGAATGCTTTGAACAGGCACAGGGGACTGGAAGAGATCGACGCCATGGATTTTCTGTCGATGGTCAAAGAAAAGCTTAAGACGGTGGAAATGGATGAAAGTTACTTAAGCCGGTCAGTAAACGACGGATTCTCCGGAGGTGAAAAGAAACGTCATGAAATTCTCCAGATGCTGACCCTGGAACCCCGGCTAGCCATTCTTGATGAGACCGATTCGGGACTTGACATCGACGCCGTCAAAATCGTGGCCGATGGTGTCAATCAATACCGCCGTGAGGATCGAGCTATCATCGTTATCACCCATTACCAGCGAATACTTCAATATATGGAACCGGACCATGTCCATGTCCTCATGAACGGCCGTATCGTGAAGTCCGGTGGAAAAAACCTGGCACTTCAACTTGAAAAAAAAGGCTACTCCTGGCTCGAAGAAGAACTGGTTGCGGCTGGATAG
- the sufD gene encoding Fe-S cluster assembly protein SufD: MKSNTTRSYASEFKKLEQSLFSEQPEFIRDLRRQSMSRFSELGFPTTRMEDWRNTSVKSIAKAHYRRSVEQPEDVTPEDLAPYLADGAIRVVILNGRFSSTLSSLEGIPETVEIKSLGEAFHGSTQKLEPYLGRIADYSHHAFVALNTAFMEDGVFLYVPENQVVDRPIHLMYLFIPLRDKALFHPRNLIYAGPNSQATVMEHYIGLDKESRRLQKSYFTNHVTELVMEDNSSFQHIKLQEESGESDHISTIKILQRTRSTLSTVSVSMGGALTRNDVTVVLEGEGCNSTMSGLVLAREDQHVDNHTFVHHMKPHCTSHQLYKGIYGGRSHGVFNGRILVHQDAQKTNADQANRNLLLSRDALVHSNPQLEINADDVRCTHGSTTGQVDEESVFYLRSRGLNPKMAHFLLIQGFATEIIDSIGNESVRNNISQLLSHWLTNTVGR, from the coding sequence GTGAAATCGAACACCACCCGATCCTACGCATCCGAATTCAAGAAGCTCGAACAAAGCCTTTTCTCGGAGCAGCCTGAGTTCATTCGTGACCTCCGCCGGCAGTCCATGAGTCGATTCTCTGAGCTCGGTTTCCCGACGACGAGGATGGAAGATTGGAGAAACACATCGGTGAAGTCAATTGCCAAGGCTCACTACCGACGATCCGTGGAGCAACCGGAAGACGTCACGCCAGAGGATCTCGCTCCCTACCTCGCAGACGGTGCCATCCGGGTGGTTATCCTGAATGGACGGTTTTCCTCCACACTTTCCTCTCTGGAGGGCATCCCGGAAACGGTGGAGATAAAGAGCCTGGGTGAAGCATTTCACGGCTCCACGCAAAAACTGGAACCCTACCTGGGGCGTATTGCCGATTACAGCCATCACGCCTTTGTGGCCCTGAACACGGCCTTTATGGAGGACGGAGTCTTTCTGTACGTTCCTGAGAATCAGGTCGTGGATCGTCCCATCCATCTCATGTATCTGTTCATTCCCCTGCGAGACAAGGCGCTATTTCACCCAAGAAATCTCATTTATGCAGGACCTAACAGCCAGGCCACCGTCATGGAACACTATATCGGTCTGGACAAAGAATCCCGGCGTCTCCAGAAGAGCTATTTCACGAATCATGTGACGGAACTGGTGATGGAGGACAACTCATCCTTCCAGCACATCAAACTTCAGGAAGAATCGGGCGAGTCAGACCATATCTCCACGATCAAGATTCTTCAGCGAACACGCAGTACTTTGTCCACCGTTTCCGTCTCCATGGGGGGAGCATTAACCCGAAACGATGTGACCGTCGTGCTGGAGGGAGAAGGATGCAACTCAACGATGAGCGGCCTTGTCCTGGCACGAGAGGATCAGCATGTGGACAACCACACATTTGTTCATCACATGAAACCCCACTGCACGAGTCATCAACTGTACAAGGGTATTTACGGCGGCCGGTCACACGGTGTCTTTAATGGACGAATCCTTGTCCATCAGGATGCACAGAAAACGAATGCCGACCAGGCCAACAGGAATCTGTTGCTTTCCCGCGATGCTCTGGTCCACTCAAACCCTCAACTGGAAATCAATGCAGATGACGTGAGATGTACGCACGGTTCCACAACCGGACAAGTTGATGAGGAATCTGTTTTCTATCTCCGGTCCCGGGGACTGAATCCCAAGATGGCACACTTTCTTCTGATCCAGGGATTCGCGACAGAAATCATCGACAGTATTGGGAATGAATCCGTAAGAAATAACATTTCTCAACTATTGTCCCACTGGCTAACAAATACCGTTGGAAGGTAA
- the sufT gene encoding putative Fe-S cluster assembly protein SufT, producing MFSKASEISSGLIVLKRDCEATLIPYGNKVTLKAGEEVRITQALGGNYTVVIRGNLVRIVGKDADALGMESAATERVEKTKQTGGPVDEQAVWEVMKTCYDPEIPVNIVDLGLIYSCEFSPSEEGSTEVQVRMTLTAPGCGMGGPLSEELRQKILDLPGVSEVEVELVWDPPWNRDMMSDAAKLQLGML from the coding sequence ATGTTCTCAAAGGCATCCGAAATATCGAGCGGATTGATAGTTCTGAAAAGAGACTGCGAGGCCACATTGATTCCCTATGGCAATAAGGTGACATTGAAAGCCGGGGAGGAGGTTCGGATCACACAAGCTCTCGGCGGGAACTATACCGTAGTGATCCGGGGAAACCTCGTTCGTATTGTTGGCAAGGACGCCGATGCCCTGGGAATGGAATCCGCTGCCACGGAGCGAGTGGAGAAAACAAAACAGACCGGAGGACCTGTTGATGAGCAGGCGGTCTGGGAGGTCATGAAAACCTGCTATGATCCTGAAATCCCAGTCAATATTGTCGACCTGGGTCTCATCTATTCGTGTGAGTTCTCTCCCAGTGAGGAGGGAAGTACAGAGGTCCAGGTAAGAATGACATTGACTGCACCCGGATGTGGCATGGGCGGGCCCCTGTCTGAAGAGTTGAGACAGAAGATTCTCGATCTTCCGGGTGTCTCAGAAGTGGAGGTAGAGCTCGTATGGGATCCACCGTGGAATCGGGACATGATGTCCGACGCGGCGAAGCTCCAACTGGGAATGTTGTGA
- the selD gene encoding selenide, water dikinase SelD has product MKRLTQLSHGSGUACKLGPEDLAQVLSQLPATDDERVVVGFEGHDDAGVVRLDGNDALIQTVDFFTPIVDDPYDFGQIAAANSLSDIYAMGGKPFFALNIAAFPVDEFPTELMAKILRGGQDKAREAGISIIGGHTIDDPEPKYGLVVTGTVHIDRLVRNSTARPGDILILTKPLGSGIISTAIKRGVAEDQLIREVTDIMTTLNVRAAELMREYGVNAATDVTGYGLLGHLMEMCNASGVSALVEFDKLDFLDGVEELAKNGIVPGGTKRNLAYVSQATGFGTSLPRHRRLMTVDAQTSGGLLISMPSDRAEPFVENFNDQSPIHASMIGEVRKRKDPVVSVV; this is encoded by the coding sequence ATGAAGCGACTTACGCAACTCAGTCACGGTTCCGGTTGAGCCTGTAAACTGGGTCCAGAAGACCTGGCTCAGGTCCTGAGTCAGCTGCCAGCGACCGACGATGAACGAGTCGTCGTGGGCTTCGAGGGTCACGACGATGCGGGAGTGGTACGACTTGACGGGAATGATGCCCTGATTCAGACGGTCGATTTTTTCACCCCTATCGTCGACGATCCCTACGATTTTGGTCAAATCGCCGCCGCCAATTCTCTCTCGGATATCTACGCCATGGGTGGGAAGCCCTTTTTCGCTCTTAATATCGCTGCTTTTCCTGTGGACGAATTCCCCACAGAGCTGATGGCAAAGATTTTGAGGGGTGGGCAGGATAAGGCCAGGGAGGCGGGCATCTCTATTATAGGGGGACACACCATCGATGACCCCGAACCGAAATACGGTCTCGTGGTCACCGGAACTGTCCATATAGACCGGTTGGTAAGAAATTCCACCGCAAGGCCTGGTGACATCCTGATTCTGACGAAACCCCTCGGCAGCGGAATCATCTCCACCGCTATCAAGAGAGGTGTGGCTGAAGATCAACTCATCCGCGAAGTGACTGACATCATGACGACCCTCAATGTGAGAGCGGCAGAGCTCATGCGTGAATACGGGGTCAATGCCGCCACGGATGTCACGGGCTATGGACTCCTGGGCCACCTGATGGAAATGTGCAATGCAAGTGGTGTCTCAGCTCTGGTGGAATTTGACAAACTGGATTTCCTGGATGGTGTGGAGGAACTGGCGAAAAACGGGATCGTACCCGGAGGAACCAAGCGCAACCTGGCGTATGTTTCCCAAGCCACCGGCTTTGGAACTTCCTTGCCCCGGCACCGGCGATTGATGACGGTGGATGCCCAGACCTCAGGCGGCTTGCTCATTTCAATGCCGTCAGACCGTGCTGAACCTTTCGTGGAGAACTTCAACGATCAATCCCCCATCCACGCGTCCATGATAGGGGAAGTCCGAAAGAGAAAGGATCCAGTTGTATCGGTTGTTTAA